From one Musa acuminata AAA Group cultivar baxijiao chromosome BXJ2-6, Cavendish_Baxijiao_AAA, whole genome shotgun sequence genomic stretch:
- the LOC103988663 gene encoding cysteine proteinase 1, with product MDDRFLSLLLLLLLLLPAIAASTAADLTSDGIEDPLIRQVVQDAEGELTALDAEVHFARFIKRFRKTYADTEERARRFAVFKANLLRARRHQLLDPTAVHGVTKFSDLTPAEFRRAYLGLRGPTFVSSSHDAPILPTNDLPENFDWRDHGAVTPVKNQGSCGSCWSFSAAGALEGAHFLTTGKLESLSEQQLVDCDHECDSSEPDSCDQGCNGGLMTTAFEYLLKSGGLEREEDYPYTGSDHGACKFDISKIAASVGNFSIVSIEEDQIAANLVKHGPLAVGINAVFMQTYVHGVSCPYICGKHLNHGVLLVGYGSAGYAPARFKEKSYWIIKNSWGENWGENGYYKICRGRNICGVDSMVSSVTAIRN from the exons ATGGACGACCGCTtcctctcccttctcctcctcctcctcctcctccttccggcCATCGCCGCCTCTACCGCGGCCGATTTGACGTCCGATGGCATTGAGGATCCGTTGATACGTCAGGTGGTGCAGGATGCGGAAGGGGAGCTGACGGCGCTGGACGCGGAGGTCCACTTCGCCAGATTCATCAAGCGGTTCAGGAAGACGTACGCCGACACTGAGGAGCGAGCCCGCCGGTTCGCCGTGTTCAAGGCCAACCTGCTCCGGGCTAGGAGGCACCAGCTCCTCGATCCCACCGCCGTCCACGGCGTCACCAAGTTTTCCGACCTTACCCCCGCCGAGTTCCGCCGCGCCTACCTCGGCCTCCGCGGCCCGACCTTCGTGTCTTCGTCCCACGACGCGCCAATCCTTCCGACCAACGACCTTCCTGAGAACTTCGACTGGAGGGATCATGGTGCCGTCACCCCGGTCAAAAATCAG GGTTCTTGCGGATCATGCTGGTCCTTCAGCGCTGCCGGGGCTTTAGAAGGGGCGCACTTTCTCACGACTGGTAAGTTGGAGAGCCTCAGCGAGCAGCAGCTTGTCGATTGCGATCATGAG TGTGATTCTTCGGAACCAGATTCATGTGATCAAGGATGCAATGGTGGTCTGATGACAACTGCGTTTGAGTACTTGCTAAAATCTGGTGGGCTCGAGCGTGAGGAAGATTATCCTTATACTGGGTCTGACCATGGTGCCTGCAAATTTGATATATCCAAAATAGCTGCCTCAGTTGGGAATTTCAGCATTGTCTCCATTGAAGAAGATCAAATTGCTGCTAACCTGGTGAAACATGGTCCTCTTGCAG TGGGTATAAATGCGGTGTTCATGCAGACATACGTCCACGGTGTTTCATGCCCTTACATTTGCGGGAAGCATTTGAATCACGGAGTCCTTCTGGTGGGCTATGGCTCTGCTGGTTATGCTCCAGCTCGATTCAAGGAAAAGTCCTACTGGATCATCAAGAACTCATGGGGTGAGAACTGGGGAGAGAATGGGTATTATAAGATCTGCAGAGGTCGGAATATATGTGGTGTAGACTCAATGGTCTCTTCAGTTACTGCCATTCGCAATTAA
- the LOC135584743 gene encoding high mobility group B protein 9-like, whose amino-acid sequence MEMNDGVAERDSEKRKEVMRSDSKEGLEPGANYRAYPKPLAKYEDVVADPELFKDTLMKLHAEMGTKFMVPIIGGKGLDLHRLFVEVTSRGGIEKVIAERRWREVTAAFSFPSTATNASFVLRKYYLSLLQHYEQIYLFGSQGWNLPNVPSNTSSTTSVSSQKLVEPVKSHPEAQAALHKRRRNSGSSPTYPPVVGVIDGKFEHGYFVTVTVGSEKLKGVLYHISDQAPWPLVCADESNLRSPRQRRCRKKLSMLDPNHPKPNRSGYNFFFAEQHARLKPLHPGRDREISRIIGVRWNGLTETEKAVYQERGLKDKERYKNEMAVYNERVKAGQHTNLSPIQQLPVQPMMAGQTDTKSEKVDNDVNVTDEDCFSSDDSDSDGESSHDDSEMGRSLDRSAIESTCLAETLKEEDRFELRRREDEKLGNGA is encoded by the exons ATGGAGATGAATGATGGAGTTGCCGAGAGGGAttcggagaagaggaaggaggtgaTGAGGTCTGATTCCAAGGAGGGTTTGGAGCCTGGTGCGAACTACCGTGCGTACCCTAAGCCTCTGGCCAAGTACGAGGATGTCGTCGCTGATCCGGAGTTGTTCAAGGATACTCTTATGAAGCTGCATGCTGAAATGGGAACAAAGTTCAT GGTCCCAATCATAGGAGGAAAGGGTCTTGATCTTCATCGACTTTTTGTTGAAGTAACTTCTCGAGGTGGTATTGAAAAG GTAATTGCAGAGAGAAGATGGAGAGAAGTAACTGCTGCTTTTAGTTTTCCTTCTACTGCAACAAATGCATCTTTTGTTCTTCGCAAGTACTACTTGTCCTTGTTACAGCATTATGAGCAGATCTATTTGTTTGGTTCACAAGGATGGAACCTTCCCAATG TTCCTTCGAACACTTCTTCAACTACTTCAGTTTCATCCCAAAAGTTGGTCGAACCTGTGAAATCACATCCTGAGGCTCAGGCTGCTCTTCACAAACGAAGAAGAAACAGTG GTTCTTCTCCAACATATCCTCCCGTTGTTGGAGTAATTGATGGAAAATTCGAGCATGGCTATTTTGTGACAGTTACTGTTGGCTCAGAGAAACTTAAAGGTGTCCTTTATCATATTTCTGACCAAGCTCCATGGCCTTTGGTGTGTGCTGATGAGAGTAATTTGAGGAGCCCCCGCCAGCGGAGGTGTCGGAAGAAGCTCAGCATGCTAGACCCCAATCATCCAAAACCCAATAGGAGTGGCTACAATTTCTTTTTCGCCGAGCAGCATGCCAGGCTTAAGCCACTTCATCCTGGGAGAGACAGAGAAATCAGTAGAATCATTGGTGTCCGGTGGAATGGGCTAACTGAAACTGAAAAAGCT GTGTATCAGGAGAGAGGTTTGAAGGACAAAGAGAGGTATAAAAATGAAATGGCAGTCTACAATGAGAGAGTAAAAGCAGGTCAACATACTAATCTGTCGCCGATCCAGCAGCTTCCCGTTCAACCCATGATGGCAGGACAAACGGACACAAAATCTGAGAAGGTTGATAACGATGTGAATGTAACAGATGAGGATTGTTTCAGTTCTGACGACAGTGATTCTGATGGTGAAAGTTCACACGACGACTCAGAAATGGGGAGGTCTCTTGATAGAAGTGCTATTGAATCCACTTGCTTGGCGGAGACTTTAAAAGAGGAAGATCGGTTCGAGTTACGGAGAAGAGAGGATGAGAAATTGGGGAACGGTGCATAA
- the LOC135613908 gene encoding putative lipid-transfer protein DIR1 → MESRQAAFALLLLLLVASASGRKVKVTSGGVCNVSPGGLSACRSAVSKWFPDKTPSPECCAAVATADFDCFCSYIKSPPLWLFWVNSDRVKQLPAKCHVDRPLPDCVSA, encoded by the coding sequence ATGGAGTCCCGTCAAGCGGCGTTCGCTCTCCTGCTCCTGCTTCTGGTGGCCAGCGCGAGCGGCCGGAAGGTGAAGGTAACTTCGGGGGGCGTCTGCAACGTGTCGCCCGGAGGCCTGTCAGCGTGCAGGTCGGCCGTCAGCAAGTGGTTCCCGGACAAGACTCCATCGCCGGAGTGCTGCGCCGCAGTCGCCACCGCCGACTTCGACTGCTTCTGCTCCTACATCAAGTCGCCCCCCCTCTGGCTTTTTTGGGTCAACTCCGACCGGGTCAAGCAGCTCCCCGCCAAGTGCCACGTCGACCGACCTCTGCCCGACTGCGTATCCGCATAG
- the LOC135613557 gene encoding uncharacterized protein LOC135613557: MAVSMRAKRVTDPLGEDARARLRGYDRRRLTGYASSGSDHEALSSLVHAFFECDDCDSPSAADAAAAGEPGDRMSDSDGGDQSEKAAAAVGELVGGWRKSDDPFRLRLLSDASKAADAMTTLRSSASGYRRAVMALLREMGYDAGICKARWESSGNLVHGSYEYIDVVVPAAAPAGKEGKEDRRYIVDLGFAAEFKVARATEAYENVVAALPEMMVAQPEEVKQVVRMVGDAGRRSLKSQGLHVPPWRKGRYIMAKWLGPYRRTVNAVPASAAPSGAGGAEAKCRAVGFTAAKGTIIC, encoded by the coding sequence ATGGCAGTTTCCATGAGGGCCAAGCGGGTGACCGATCCCCTCGGGGAGGATGCGAGGGCTCGTCTCCGAGGCTACGATCGCCGCCGGCTGACTGGCTATGCCAGCAGCGGCAGCGATCACGAGGCCTTGTCCAGCCTCGTCCATGCCTTCTTCGAGTGCGACGACTGCGACTCCCCCTCTGCGGCAgacgctgctgctgctggtgagCCTGGTGACCGGATGTCCGACTCGGATGGAGGAGATCAGTCCGAGAAGGCAGCGGCTGCGGTGGGAGAACTGGTCGGTGGGTGGAGGAAGAGCGACGACCCtttccgcctccgcctcctctcTGACGCCTCCAAGGCCGCGGACGCCATGACGACGCTGAGGTCGAGCGCTTCCGGGTATCGCCGGGCGGTCATGGCGCTGCTTAGGGAGATGGGTTACGACGCTGGGATATGCAAGGCGAGGTGGGAGAGCTCCGGGAACTTGGTCCACGGGAGTTACGAGTACATCGACGTGGTGGTGCCGGCGGCAGCGCCGGCGGGAAAGGAGGGGAAGGAAGATCGGCGCTACATCGTGGACCTGGGCTTCGCCGCGGAGTTCAAGGTGGCTCGAGCGACGGAGGCTTACGAAAACGTGGTGGCGGCGCTTCCGGAAATGATGGTGGCGCAGCCGGAGGAGGTGAAGCAGGTGGTGCGGATGGTGGGGGATGCGGGGCGGCGGTCGCTCAAGTCACAGGGCCTGCACGTGCCGCCGTGGCGGAAGGGGAGGTACATAATGGCTAAGTGGCTGGGGCCGTACCGGAGGACGGTCAACGCGGTCCCGGCGTCCGCCGCGCCCTCGGGGGCCGGCGGCGCCGAGGCCAAGTGTCGAGCCGTGGGATTCACGGCGGCCAAGGGCACCATCATATGCTGA
- the LOC135615180 gene encoding small ribosomal subunit protein eS8-like produces the protein MGISRDSMHKRRATGGKKKAWRKKRKYELGRQPANTKLSSNKTVRRVRVRGGNVKWRALRLDTGNYSWGSEAVTRKTRILDVVYNASNNELVRTQTLVKSAIVQVDATPFKHWYLQHYGVEIGRKKKAPAASKKEATEVPEGEAAAEEAKKSNHVTRKLEKRQQGRTLDPHIEEQFGAGRLLACISSRPGQCGRADGYILEGKELEFYMKKIQRKKGKGAGAAA, from the exons ATGG GTATCTCGCGGGACTCCATGCACAAGAGGCGCGCTACTGGGGGCAAGAAGAAGGcatggaggaagaagagaaa GTATGAATTGGGAAGGCAGCCGGCGAACACAAAACTCTCCAGCAACAAAACAGTGAGGAGGGTTCGAGTGCGAGGAGGCAATGTGAAGTGGAGGGCCCTCCGGTTGGACACTGGGAATTACTCATGGGGGAGTGAGGCTGTGACTCGCAAGACCCGTATCCTTGATGTGGTCTACAATGCTTCGAACAACGAACTTGTGAGGACGCAGACCCTTGTGAAGAGTGCCATCGTGCAGGTTGATGCTACCCCCTTCAAGCATTGGTACCTCCAGCATTACGGTGTCGAGATTGGTAGGAAAAAGAAGGCCCCTGCAGCCTCCAAGAAGGAGGCAACAGAG GTACCGGAGGGTGAAGCTGCAGCAGAGGAAGCAAAGAAGAGCAACCATGTAACCAGGAAGCTGGAGAAGCGACAGCAGGGCCGTACACTTGATCCCCACATCGAGGAGCAATTTGGTGCTGGAAGGTTGTTAGCTTGTATTTCTTCCCGCCCTGGCCAGTGCGGGAGAGCTGATGG ATACATACTCGAAGGAAAGGAGCTTGAGTTCTACATGAAGAAGATCCAGCGAAAGAAGGGCAAGGGTGCAGGAGCTGCAGCTTAA